CGTTTATACCAGAATGGGAACCAGccaaaaatcatttttcagtCTTCCAAGAGGAATGACATCATCTCAGCAATCAGTGAACTAGAAGGCTCATACCTCtgcttttcaaaaggaaaatgactATTTCGTGGTGCATTCAGACAAAGCCCGGGGTGCTTACCAAATGGCCTGCCTCTTGCTCCTGTGGCCTCATAGCAGAGCAGAGCTAATAAGATGGTCAGGCCAGGTGGACACTCTGGACCCGGTGGCCAAGGAACAGGCAGGCGAGATGGCCACgtgccctccctcctctggcctcACGTCTGTCACCACATGATTCTGATGGCAAATATCCCTGGGGGCCCTGGCTCATTCTCTGATGGGAGGGCTTGATTTGCCCTCTACACCTGGGCCAGATACCCCCAGGGGAGAGAGCTTGAAGGATGCCTCTGAGCTTGAAGAAGCGTCCTGACATGGAGTCCTGTGGAAGGAATGGTCCCAGGGGTGGAAGATGAGCAGTCTGTGCTAGCTCAGGACCTGGAGCAGGGAGGTTTGCCTGAGGTCAGGGCACAAGCCCCAAGGCCTGGGGTAGGGGTGTCAGGGACATAGCCTGGGGGGAACACTGGGGAGGGGGTGCtcagggagggggctgcagagAGCACATAGGAGGGAAGTAGAGTGTTGGTCTTAGGGAGACACCCGTGGTCTGGGTGCAGAGCCTGGAGTAGGGAATGGCCTGGGATGCAGGGAGGGGCCTTTCCACCCTCTGTGGCTCACCGTCCTGGTCCTGAACTGGcccagctcctcctgcccctgccctggggtctGCCTGTGCCTGCCCCCTGTGTTgggctgcctcccccacccctgggtgGGCTAGCCCCTTGTTGCCCGccccccacctgcagcccagcccaCCCACCGGCCCCGCCCAGAGGGAATGGCCCCATTTAAGGCTGCCGGACACCAGGAGGCCTCACTTGTGTTTCGAGCCCCGCGTGGGATGAAGTCTTGCCATGGCCTCCGGGCCTTTTCCATGCCTTGGGTTGCCCTCACACCGTCTGTGGGCTCTGAGGCCTGGCGTCTATGAGGACGAGAGGGGGCGGACCTGGGTGATCGTGGTGGTGCGGCTCAGTCCCTCCTGGAGAGCTCAGGGCAGGGCCCCCCGCCACCATGCGGTGAGTTGtcgggcatgggggtggggggtgggaggactGCGCATGGACCTCAGCCTGGATGCACCTGTCACATTCAGTGATAGGGCCCCGGACAGAGGTGAGAGGAGGCTGTTCTACTTGTTCTGAAAAACTCAGCCCATGCAGGGTCCAAGCACAGTGATGTCCATGCCTGATGCAGTCCCAGGAGGTCTTACCTGGAGGGGCCAGTGTCATGAGCTTATCTGCAGGAGAAGATGCGGCCCTCACTGGGAGGCTGAGGGGAAGGTAGGTCAGAGCCCAATCCTGCCCTCAGTACATGCTGGGAAGGCTTCACGGATGGGGCAGCTATTCAGCTGGGCCCTGCAGCATAAGTAAGAGTTTTCCAGGACCGCACAGGAGGCTTTGCAACCTAGAGGCAGCAGGTGAGCCAATAGGGTAAAAGAAACGTTGGCATCCAGTTCCTTATCTGCGAAACAGGAATAATACAACTCTGTGGCAGGTGAGTCACAGACGCAGCTCCCCAGGTGAAAAGACTTGGAAGCGTTTGACAGATAACAACTCCTGGAATCCCACTTGGGAAACAGATTCCGGATTCCTTCGGAAACTAGGGTGGAGTCTAAGACCCTTTAGGATTTGAAAGCTCCTCAGGTGATAAAGATAATCACTCTGGTAGGAAACAGTGGCCACAGGTGGGGGGTTTAGATCCATCTTAGAGGGGTACAATAAATACCTCCGTGTAATATAGTAAAAgcttgtcgggatccctgggtggcgcagcggtttagcgcctgtctttggcccagggcacgatcctggagacccgggatcgaatcccacgtcgggctcttggtgcatggagcctgctcctccctctgcctgtgtctctgcctctctctctctctctgtgtgactattgtaaataaataaaaaatttaaaaaaaaaaaaaaaaaaagcttgtcaAGGTATTGAAAATGCCATTATAAACAATTTGCTCACattttaaatgatacaaaatattCTAGCAATCTTCAAAGAGATAATCCAGAAAATTTTTGGTGGAGAACACAAAGTATTTCCCACACCTGCACCAAATAAAGCTTGCAAAAAATTCTGGGCAAACTATTTTGGTAGGTTTTTTAAAAGCGTAAAATGCATTCAATGGAGAAACTGAATTCAAATAATGTAGCTACGGATGCAGTGTGGGAACCTGGAGAATGAGCATTTccctctatttaaaataattactactTAGTAGCAGatctgtattttcatatataatctTAGGATGGGAAGCAGCTTTCTGAGCCTGACCTAATATATAACGCCCAgcaaattttctgtaaagggtctaATAGTAAATGTTTTCAGCTTTGCAGGCCCAAAGGACCCTATAGTGACTGATTGACTCTGTCTTGTCATGCAAAACCAGCCAAAGACAATATGTAAAGGAATGAGCATTTGCCtacaataaagctttatttaccaAAAGAGCTAGCCGGCCAGATTCAGCCCACACTTGGCTGATACCTGATCTAAAGCCAGAATCTAAAGGGAAAGAGATTTTGCTGTGTAATTAAAAGactttcctctgtaaaatgagccCATAACAAAGTTAAGACaacaaattgagaaaaattatttgccaTATGTATGATTGATGAAAGACTAGGATCCTTACCTCTTAAAGATGCTCATcacaaagaaaagacaaatactcagATAAAAAAATGCTGTAAGGAGCTTTCCATTTTGTTGCATAACAAAGGGAGCTTTGATTATGGTTGATGGTGGTTTCCCCACTCACTTTTATACCTTTCTGTATTGgccacatttcattttattgtatttattatgttTGTAATAAGTATGTGAAGGCcagaatcaaaactacaatatactggggatccctgggtggtccagggcgtgatcctagagacccgggaccaagtcctgtgttgggctccctgcatggagcctgcttctccctctgcctatgtctctgcctacctctctctctctctctctctctctctctgtgtgtgtgtgtgtgtgtgtctcacaaatggataaataaaatcttaaaaaattacaatatattttgGGAGGAAACCCATCACTCCCAGGACCTAAGGTGTacaggtactttattttttacaaagaagattAAAAATCTCTAGAAATGGCTAGGACAGAGAGGCCCAAGGCATAATCTGTGCAGGTCGAAGGTTGCTGATGGGTGGGAAGAGTGGCTACCTTTTCAGGGGTACAGTGGGGGTAAGGTGGGATGCAGATCAGTGAGAGGACCATACTTGGGGGAGCTGGGAGAGAATCAGTCATCCCAGGTCTAGACTAGACCCCCAAGAGATGGTGGGTCTGGGACTCTGAAAACATTCACATCTGAAGGGGCAGCTCCCCAGAGGGCCAGGCACCTAGGATGTTATGTGTTTGCATGCAGCCCAACTTTCATGGGAAGCCTGTCCCTGATGTGCCGCTTCCTCTCTGGTCCCTGTAGCATGAACCCAGCATCACAGTCCACATATGGCAGATGCCAGTGCACCCCCAGGTGCCCATGCTCCCCAGCGAGCTGACCCTCTCCCAGCTGCCCTTCACATGGCAGCTCCACCCTGGAGGAAGGTACAGAGCAATGGATTCCAGACTCTGGGAAATAGAGGACCACGGCCAGGCAAGTGTGTGGTGGTCCCAGGACAGGGTGATGAGGAGCAGGTGCTGATGGCATGTGTGCAAAGCAGAACAAGGGATGGAGTGGCTGGGCTACTGAACTCCACAGACCTGGGTTCCCATCTCCTTTGGGTGGATGGATATGCATTTCCTAGGAGCTCTGACTGCTGCCCCTCTCCTGCAGGTTGACTCCACAGAGCAGCTGATCCTGACACAGCTGCCACCGGGGAATGACTGACGATGGAGAGCCGCTCACAGGCTGGTATGGCAGGGTCTGTGTCCAGCAGTGTGGAGGTCAGACAAAAGTAGAGGGGCCTCCCCTCTTTACAGGGAGATGATACCGacttcctttccctcctgctgTTCCATGAGCTATTCTCACACAGCTACCCCATCAGCCTCCTTGGATGTGATTTTCACTGTGCATGAGAGCTCACCAAGTCCTAGTCATCATTTACTCTTTGCAAGGATTCTGTAAGGTGTATGTTTCAACATCccacttgacagatgagaaagctgaggctttCTCTGTGGGTTGGAAGGATTGCCCCAAGATGTGGAGCCCAGACATAGTAGCAGTCCTGCTCACATCCGAGGAGGTCTGACCCTGGCACTAGGGTTCCTCAAGTCAAATCACTGGCAGTGGTCTTTGAGGACCGTGCATCCATCTGCAGATGCCTTCTCCCTGACACTGACCAGGGCAGGGCCCAGTGCATTGGGGGGACTTGAGCTAGGGTCTGCCCTCCCACCCCTTTGTCCTGCTTGGAGTAGGTGCCATGTTCCTCCATGGTGCTCTGTCTCCTTTTGCCTTCTCCCGGGTCTCGCTGGCCCTGTGGGTCCTCCTGAGGATCTTCGCACACCTACTCCTCTGTTTGCACACCCAGCATAGCCTCTGTGGCGGGGGGCGGGAcggggggaggaggcagtggggcCCTTGCCAACTCTGCTTTCCTGTTGTCCTCAGGAGTCCTGCTGTACtcggctctgcactcagagtgACCTGCCTGGATGGGCCCCATCTGAGTGCTGGGCCCAGTTCCCCTGCTGGCTGCAAGCCagggtttctttttccctttggtgtCCCTGATCCCGATCTTCTGAGTACCCATCCCCAGATCCCTTCCAAGGCCCCCAGACCCTGCTCCAGCCAGACCCCTGGTCTCCATTACAGCCCGTGATCAAAACTTGTCATTGGCCTGCACCATATCAGGCAGGGAGTGGGTCACTTTAAGAGATGGCCTCAGAGGGAACCAGGTCTGGATTTGGGACTCTGACGGGCATCAGTTCTGCTGACCTGCTGGCCAGGAGGAGATGGAATGCTGGGCAGGCTGTCTGCTTTGGAGTCCCAGGCAGCCTGCCTGCATCAGGGGGGGTGCGGTGGTGGCACAGGTGGACTTGGCCTGTGGTTCTCCTGCTGCTTCCATCCTTCAGCTTCTCAATGTGATGCTGGTCTGTGAAGGTTCCTCCAGGAACTGGTTAATTAAACTTTACTGCTTGTGGTCAACTCTTGTGCTGAATCAGTTTATTTTAAACTGGCTCTTAGTGCAGAAAAGCAGTGGCACTTAAGCTGGCACTTAAGGTTGAAGGTAAATTTTAATGACCCATCGAGAGTTTTCCACCCTGGGAGGAAGTTGTGATTGGCCCACTTCAGGAGCAGGATgccaggggaagggaggcaggggagcCTCCTCTGGGGGCTCTGTGTGAAGCCTGGTGAAGGCACATAAGcctggcaggagctgggggagagcCCTGTCTTGTGTCCAGATGACCCCTCCCCGCCGCGTGTCTTCATAGGATGGCAGAGGGAAGGGTCTGGAGCACCAGGCGGAGTCCAAGCTGCTAACCAGGACCACAAGGGAAGAAGAGGGCAGTGTGGACTCAGGGCAGGGTGACAGTTTAGTGGTGGGAAGAAGAGGGCAGTCCCTCCCCTACACCAGTCATGAGAAGAAATCACCAGTGGATTAAAGTCCTAATCTGAAGAAAGTGCAGGAAAATTTGTTTGTGATCTTGGGGTACGAGAAGCCTTAAGACACAGAAAACCAAAGatagggatggatggatggatggatggatggatggatggatggctcagtggttgagtgtctgcctttggctcaggtcataatcctggggtcctgggattgagtcctgtattgggctccctgcaaggagcctgcttctccctctgcctgtgtctctgcctctctctgtgtgtctctcatgaataaatttttaaaatctaaaaaaaaaaaaagccaaagacagTATAAACAGTTGTTCAAGTTAAACGTTTTCTGTAGGACAACATACCATACCAAAAGGCAAGGTGGAGGAGGCTGGGACTGTATACCTAAGCCCTACAATGTAGAATGGAGAGAGAACTTCTAGAAATCTCCAAGAAAAGAGGGAAATTGCCAGGAACTAGCAACTTAGAGAAGAGGATGTTGGAGGGAAGAGGTTCAGGTTTCAGGACTCAGAAATctgcaacctacagaatgggagatttttgcaaatgacgtatcagataaagggctagtatccaagatctataaagaacttattaaactcaacaccaaagaagcaaacaatccaatcatgaaatgggcaaaatacatgaacagaaatctcacagaggaagacatagacatggccaacatgcacatgagaaaatgctccgcatcacttgccatcagggaaatacaaatcaaaaccacgagataccacctcacactggtgagaatggggaacattaacaaggcaggaaaccatagatgttggagaggatgcggagaaaggggaaccctcctgcactgttggtgggaatgtgaattggtgcagccactctggaaaactgtgtggaagttcctcaaagagttaaaaatagacctgccctatgacccagcaattgcactgttgaggatttactccaaagacacagatgcagtgaaacgccgagacacctgcaccccgatgttgatagcagcaatgtccataatagccaaactgtggaaggagcctcagtgtccatcgaaagatgaatggataaagaagatgtggtttatgtatacaatggaatattcctcagccattagaaacggcaaatacccaccatttgcttcgacgtggatggaactggagggcattatgctgagtgaagtaagtccattggagaaggacaaacattatgtggtctcattcatttggggaatataaaaaaatagtgaaagggaaaaaaggggaagggagagaaaatgagtgggaaatatcagagagggagacagaacatgagagactcctaactctgggaaacgaactaggggtggtggaaggggaggtgggcagggggtgggggtgactgggtgacgggcactgaggggggcacttgatgggatgagcactgggtgttatgctatatgttggcaatttgaactccaataaaaacaacatcaacaacaaaaaaaaaccaaaaaagtctGTATTCTTGGTGGAAGTAAAGGCTTGATGGGATCGTGTGGTGGGTGTGTCAATTGTTACAGCCACTTTGGAGGTTTGGGGACAATCATAAGATGGCATGTGGGGCCCTTACATGGAGTGCCTCCCTACAGCAGGGTTGCTGAGCTCCGTGCTGTGGACATTTGGGACCAGGTAATTCCTAACCACGAGGAGCCACCCTGAGCATGGCAGGGTGCTTGGcaagcagcatccctggtctctacccgCTAGGTGCCAGTGgcaccctctctgccccttctaaGTTTTGACAACAGAAAAAGTTTTTCCAGGAAATGCCAACTGTCCCCCGGTGGGGGATGGTGCTGGCGTGTGGAATATTGCCCCAGATGAGAACCACTGCCCAAGAAAATCGCTTGCCTGTGTGCAAGTCAGGAGAGGTCAGGAGAGCCAGGGTGACAACTGTGGTCCACCGAGGAACGGTTGAATGAAAGGAGACCCCATGAGCAGAGATTGGGCTGAGCCCCTTCCAATTAAAGGCTTCTGTGACCTGAGAAATAGGCTCTATAGAAAGCCCCCCTGCCCTCAGCATGCTCTCCCCTCCCACTGGCCTGAGATAGGGGCCCGGAGCGGGTATAGCCCGCATCCTGCATCCCAGTCACAAACCAGGAATGACCGCATGATGATACACAGGGCAAGAGTTAGGAAGCTGTCCTTTTAGTTGAGTGGCAAGTTTACAGAGCCAGGGACAGCAGGGAAAGGAGGCAGGCCggggggtgtggggctctcctgGACACCCGGTGCGTGTGTGATCCAGGGCAGGGGACTCAGCCTCCATACCTTCGCCTCTCCTACCTGGCAGCCATGAGAATGAGTGTAATGATCAAGAAATACACCTCTTGGGTGCCAGGCAGGCTGGTTTGGGGTGCCAGCTCTTTACAGATGCCGGGAGTGCCAGCTGTCCAGCCCCTGGACGCACCCCCAGGATGGGGGAAGGAAGCCACTAGTCTCGTAGGTAGCTGGGCTTGGGGGCAGCCTCTCCTCCTGAGAAACAGGGCCTCCAGTCGTTGCCACCTGCAGGAAGTCTCCAGTGTCAGGTTGGGGTGGCTCTGCCGCTTGTGTCCCAGGGCCTGCTTGTCCTATGGCATTGGGAGGCTCCCTGTGCGCAGGCTGGTCCCTGGGGATGCACCATTGGGATCTGCCGCCTTCTGGGCACCGCCCATGGTCTGCATGCCTGCACGGCCCCCACTGCACTGCCACATGTGTTCTGTGCCTGTGACGGCTTCACCTGAACTCCCATTGCCTGCTATGCCAAGGGTCCCCTGTGACTCCCCCTGCAGTTTCTGTCTGGGTGGTCTGTCCTTGGTATCTGGTGTGGGCTCAGCTTGCCCTGGCACCTGGCTGGTGCCACACGGGATATGGTGGTGGCTCATAGATGCTCCAAGAgccctcacctcacctcaccgtACTGTGCCTTTTGCTTTGGCTAGGCCCCCCAAATCACCAATCTGAACTCAGGAAGGGGGGAAGTGGGCctgcttgatttttctcctccctccctccttcactctGTCCACACTTCTCCTTTctgaagcaggaagagcagcagacTCTCCTTTCACCTCCCTGAGGCCTTTGGGCTCAGTTGTTGATACGCTTAAGGACAAGAAGAGAGGGGGAcctggtggctctgtggttgagcatctgtctttggcacaGGTCACAATcccctgggctcgagtcccatatcagtttccctgcatggagcccgcttctccctctgcctatgtctctgcctctttctctatgtctctcatgaataaataaatcttaaaaaaaaaaaaaaaaaaaaggaccagaagAGAAATCTGGAAATCTTTTCACAGGATGGCAGCCTGGCTGGGAAGGGTGCTGTCCTGCCCAGTCCAGCTGCAAATGTCAAAAGCCTCTGATCCCgccctgcttcctcttcctcagaATAAAGACCGAGCCTGTCCTTTCTGCTGGGATGTGACATCTAAGCTGGTCCAGGACAGAGGCTTGAGCAGGAGAGGGCAAAGAGAAAAGGacatcaaaatgtttaaaataattcccAGTGCATACCCAGGGTTGCCACAACGTGCTTACGCATGTGAGCTGGAGGTCATCCTGTGGCCTCCTTTGTCTTCTGGTTTCTAAATGTTTGCTCCAGGTGGACGGGGCGTGCATGTGCGGTGTGGCCTCCTCAAAGGCTGGACCTAAAAATTCATGATGGTTGGCTTCAGGGTACGGTGAGAAACCCTGCCTAAGCTCCACCTAACAGGTGCTGAAGACTTAAGACCAGTGACCAGGGACTGTGTTCATGATTTCTAATGAGGAACACAGGAAAGGTTGTCCAAGAAGATAGGGAAAATTAAGTTTTTTGTAAAGAATTATGGGTGGCACACAGGTGGTTTAATTATTTCACCTGGGAACCTTGGGGCCACTCTACATGGTGAAATCAGTGGCCACAAGCACGGTAAGTGTCCCTCCTCTGGGCCAGAATTAGGGCCAGTGTTTGAAACTCTGCACTCCCCATGTGGCCGGGGCCCTGGTCAATGGCAACAGACGTGGGTCACGCATCCCTGGAAGTCTGCATCCCAGGTGAGCCCAGCCCTGCTCTTTCCAGTTGGTATCACCCACTAGACATCTTCCTCCACGGGATCCAGCTCTCTTCTCCACGACAGCTCTGTCTGAACCATATCActcatttgtgtatttgtttttcctcAAGTATGGGAGCTTCCTGAGGGCATTTGGCCAGGTTCTACAAACATTTACAGAACCTCAACATTGTGCCAGGCCCGAAGCCGAGTGTCAGGGGAAGGGAGGTGAGTAGGAATCGCTCCCTACCTTCTTGGGGCTCAATCTGATCACAGAGCCAGGGGCTGTGATCAGGGCTGGATGCAACTGAGGCCAAAGTGCAGCAAGAGAGGGGGGTTGTCATTGCACCCGGGGGATCCAgggaggctccatggaggaagaaTCAGGGTAGAAGAATCCTCATCTTCACATGACACACGGCCATCTTCGCAGCACTTTATACTCAGACCATAAATGAAATACACCATCTGATGTAAAACTTTGACCCTGAAAGCAagcctgggatgaaggcaggtcTGGGACTTCTGTCTCTGTCACCCCAGGTGAGGATCTGGGGCCCCAGCACGTGCGCTGGTCTGTAGTCAGAAGGGGCAAAGGCAAGTCCAGAGCCTGTGTCCCCCCCCGGGGTCTCCATTCCCACTCCCCTCCTCTGCGCAGCCAGACAGAGGCTGTGGGGTGGGAGAAATGAACAGGTGTGAGAGTGGCTGAGGAGAGACAATAGAGCTTAGTGACGAGCAAACATCAGCAGGATGGAGAGGTGGAGGCAATGGTGCTTCTCAGAGCCTTGGTTTGGCCAACTGGTCCTGAGTTGGGAGCATGCAGGGAGGCCAAGATCTAGGGTAAATAGAGTGAcgagtttgattttttaaaaaagatttttatctgtttattcatgatacacagagaggcaaagacataggcattgggagaagcaggctccctgcagggagtcccatgtggacttcacattccaggaccccgagatcacaccctgagccaaaggctcaaccactgagccactcaggtgccctgatgaGTCTGATTTTGAGTGGCTTTTTGGGTGCATGTGGAACATCTGAGCAGAGGCCTCCCATAAGCAGAGGGTCTAAAGAAACATCTGGGCTGAATTCATAGATGGGGAAAGTCAGCAGAGAAGTGGTCACTGCAGCCAGTGGAGTAGAGAGAACTATTTCAGCCTTTGCACTTCTGTAGAGGGCATAGAGTAAACCTTGGCTCTGCAGGCCatatggttttgtgtttttttttaagattttacttatttattcatgagacacacacacacacacacacacacacacacacacacacacagaggtagagacacaggcagagggagaagcaagtcaggagaggctcccatgcagggagtccaatgcggaactcgatcctgggtctccaggatcatgccctgggctgaaggcagtgctaaaccgccgagccacccgggctgcccaccgtatagtctttatttatttattttattattattattttttaataataaatttattttttattggtgttcaatttaccaacatacagaataacacccagtgctcatcccgtcaagtgccccccctcagtgcccatcacccattcacccccaccccccgccctcctccccttccaccacccctagttcgtttcccagagttaggagtctctcatgttctgtctccctttctgatatttataagCAGCTGTGCTGTTGGAGCAGAAAGCAACCATGCCCAACATGTAACGatgggcatggctgtgtcccaataaaactctGCTTAAAAAGAGTCAGTAGGCCAGACCTGGCTCACTGGCCATAGCTTACTGACCCCTGCTCAGGAGAACGGGGacagagcagaaaggaaaatggCAGATTTTGAGCATGACAACAAACGaatcagcaaaggaaacaaagtcaAAAAGATCTAGTtggcaatggccacgatagccaaactgtggaaggagcctcggtgtccaacgaaagatgaatggataaagaagatgtggtttatgtatacaatggaatattactcagctattagaaatgacaaatacccaccatttgcttcaacgtggatggaactggagggtattatgctgagtgaagtaagt
This Canis lupus familiaris isolate Mischka breed German Shepherd chromosome 8, alternate assembly UU_Cfam_GSD_1.0, whole genome shotgun sequence DNA region includes the following protein-coding sequences:
- the TCL1B gene encoding T-cell leukemia/lymphoma protein 1B codes for the protein MASGPFPCLGLPSHRLWALRPGVYEDERGRTWVIVVVRLSPSWRAQGRAPRHHAHEPSITVHIWQMPVHPQVPMLPSELTLSQLPFTWQLHPGGRYRAMDSRLWEIEDHGQVDSTEQLILTQLPPGND